One region of Trinickia violacea genomic DNA includes:
- a CDS encoding CreA family protein translates to MKRHLALSSVSAALAVTLTVLSAPFAHSEEVASVNTNFRITGSDRVVVEAYDDPLVTGVTCYVSRARTGGVKGTLGIAEDPTEASIACRQVGPIKILEPLKQQTDVFTASMSLIFKTLHVVRIVDAKRNTLVYLTYSDRVVSGSAKNSVTAVPMPAGITIPVR, encoded by the coding sequence ATGAAACGCCATCTTGCCTTGTCGTCCGTCAGCGCCGCGCTCGCCGTGACGCTGACCGTGCTGTCAGCACCGTTCGCTCACAGCGAAGAAGTCGCGAGCGTCAACACGAACTTTCGCATCACCGGCTCCGACCGCGTCGTCGTCGAGGCGTACGACGATCCGCTCGTCACGGGCGTCACCTGCTATGTGTCGCGCGCGCGTACCGGCGGGGTCAAGGGCACGCTCGGCATCGCCGAAGACCCGACCGAAGCGTCGATCGCGTGCCGGCAGGTCGGCCCGATCAAGATTCTCGAGCCGCTCAAGCAGCAGACCGATGTGTTCACCGCGAGCATGTCGCTGATCTTCAAGACGTTGCATGTAGTGCGGATCGTCGACGCCAAGCGCAATACGCTCGTCTATCTGACGTATAGCGATCGCGTCGTGTCCGGCAGCGCGAAGAACAGCGTCACCGCCGTGCCGATGCCGGCCGGCATCACGATTCCCGTCAGATAA
- a CDS encoding DUF4865 family protein, translating into MLTLHYPITLPADYDMSIIRRRVAERHAPFDTLAGLGFKAFLIRERNTGAPVNEYAPFYVWTQPFSARDFLLGPKFDAVVQSFGRPTAFEGIVAALHLNGDQQAFRAARSMTVERFALRPGIDLANWAVDENELHLARIDEAGLLARVVSLETGSWTAVRTEMWAGADIAHTSTAARYEVLHVSTPDWQALQPVNDE; encoded by the coding sequence ATGCTCACGCTGCACTATCCGATCACGCTTCCGGCCGACTACGACATGTCGATCATCCGGCGCCGCGTCGCCGAGCGGCATGCGCCGTTCGACACGCTCGCCGGGCTCGGCTTCAAGGCGTTTCTGATCCGCGAGCGCAATACGGGCGCACCCGTCAACGAATATGCGCCGTTCTACGTGTGGACGCAGCCGTTCAGCGCGCGCGATTTCCTGCTGGGGCCGAAGTTCGACGCGGTCGTTCAATCGTTCGGCCGGCCGACGGCATTCGAAGGGATCGTCGCCGCGCTGCACTTGAACGGCGACCAACAAGCGTTCCGCGCGGCACGCAGCATGACCGTCGAACGTTTCGCGCTGCGGCCCGGCATCGATCTGGCAAACTGGGCCGTCGACGAAAACGAGCTGCATCTGGCGCGGATCGACGAAGCCGGGCTGCTCGCGCGGGTCGTCTCGCTCGAAACCGGCAGTTGGACCGCCGTGCGCACCGAGATGTGGGCCGGCGCGGATATTGCGCACACGTCAACGGCGGCGCGCTACGAAGTGCTGCATGTTTCGACGCCGGATTGGCAGGCGCTGCAACCCGTGAACGACGAATAG
- a CDS encoding helix-turn-helix transcriptional regulator yields the protein MSDRPFRNSVRYWRTPLLPGADMVTAEYLDHEFAPHWHDAYTIPVIEAGAEMYDYLGSHHIAETGTVPVINPGEVHTGSRANEHGWQYRVCYVPVDFLQRLADDIAGRAQPLPWFPADVIRDPDLARRVSTAHRLLEAAGDSPGGDPPGGDPLAAEAALIDALSTLLVRHARNEPEPARLLADNPRVETMKARLVADLAEPVTLTDLAQAVDLSAFHAARLFTRETGLPPHAWRNQVRLQRALGPLRAGVSVAEVAAATGFTDQSHFTRHFRRMFGVPPGRWQSR from the coding sequence ATGTCCGACCGCCCTTTCCGCAATTCCGTCCGCTACTGGCGCACCCCGCTTCTGCCGGGTGCGGACATGGTGACGGCCGAATACCTCGACCACGAGTTCGCGCCGCACTGGCACGACGCGTACACGATTCCCGTGATCGAAGCGGGCGCCGAAATGTACGACTATCTCGGTTCGCACCATATCGCGGAGACAGGTACCGTGCCGGTCATCAACCCAGGCGAGGTGCACACGGGTTCGCGCGCCAACGAGCACGGGTGGCAGTACCGAGTCTGCTACGTACCGGTCGATTTCCTCCAGCGGCTCGCCGACGACATCGCCGGGCGTGCGCAGCCGCTGCCCTGGTTTCCAGCGGACGTCATTCGCGACCCCGACCTCGCGCGCCGGGTGTCGACCGCGCACCGGCTGCTCGAAGCCGCCGGCGATTCTCCGGGCGGCGACCCGCCGGGCGGCGATCCGCTCGCCGCCGAAGCTGCGCTGATCGACGCGCTATCGACTCTGCTCGTCCGGCACGCCCGCAACGAGCCCGAACCGGCTCGACTCTTGGCCGACAATCCGCGCGTCGAGACGATGAAGGCCCGCCTCGTCGCCGATCTCGCCGAGCCCGTGACGCTGACCGATCTCGCGCAGGCGGTCGACTTGTCGGCGTTCCACGCGGCGCGGCTCTTCACGCGCGAAACCGGCCTGCCGCCCCATGCGTGGCGCAACCAGGTGCGTCTGCAGCGTGCGCTCGGTCCGCTGCGCGCGGGCGTTTCGGTGGCCGAAGTCGCGGCGGCGACGGGCTTCACGGATCAGAGCCATTTCACGCGCCATTTCCGCCGCATGTTCGGCGTGCCGCCCGGGCGCTGGCAGTCGCGGTGA
- a CDS encoding AzlC family ABC transporter permease, producing MEKILNAPRPLNEFADGARDIIPMMVGAAPFGVIFGTLVTSGPLHVWHGQLMSLAVFAGSAQFIALGLIASHASFAVVLATTLIVNLRHVLYSATLAPYVAHLPARWRWTLGALLTDEVFAVAYSHYRHKPPGAIGPHYFLGAGIAMYLNWQVWTLAGLLFGAAFPRLQSLGLDFAMVATFIAIVIPQLVAVRFVAAAVTAGVLACVFQDWPYKLGLLAAVAAGVVVGVVLSRPGLVRSRAAGVTQ from the coding sequence ATGGAGAAGATCTTGAACGCACCCCGTCCCTTGAACGAATTCGCCGACGGTGCCCGCGACATCATCCCGATGATGGTGGGCGCAGCGCCGTTCGGCGTCATTTTCGGCACGCTCGTCACATCCGGCCCGCTCCACGTGTGGCACGGCCAGCTCATGTCGCTGGCGGTATTCGCCGGCTCGGCCCAATTCATCGCGCTCGGCCTCATTGCGAGCCACGCGAGTTTCGCGGTCGTCCTGGCGACGACACTGATCGTCAACCTGCGGCACGTCCTGTACAGCGCGACGCTCGCCCCCTACGTTGCGCACCTGCCCGCGCGCTGGCGCTGGACGCTCGGCGCGCTGCTCACCGACGAAGTCTTCGCCGTCGCCTACTCGCACTACCGGCACAAGCCGCCCGGCGCGATCGGCCCGCACTACTTTCTCGGCGCGGGCATTGCGATGTACTTGAACTGGCAGGTCTGGACGCTCGCCGGCCTGCTGTTCGGCGCGGCCTTCCCGCGTTTGCAGTCGCTCGGGCTCGATTTCGCGATGGTCGCGACCTTCATCGCGATCGTGATCCCGCAGCTCGTCGCGGTGCGCTTCGTCGCGGCCGCCGTGACCGCGGGCGTCCTCGCCTGTGTGTTCCAGGACTGGCCTTACAAGCTCGGGCTGCTCGCGGCGGTGGCCGCGGGCGTCGTGGTGGGCGTCGTGCTGTCGCGCCCCGGTCTGGTGCGCTCGCGCGCTGCGGGTGTCACGCAATGA
- a CDS encoding AzlD domain-containing protein, producing MNYVLLILGMALITYVIRSAVFVLGDRIVFPPLVRTALSFVPVTVLTAIIVPMAVSPHGGGPELTWRNPQLVGALASCAVCVATRRPLVTIAVGLAVFFLWQGFVLR from the coding sequence ATGAATTACGTCCTCTTGATTCTCGGCATGGCGCTGATCACCTACGTGATCCGCTCGGCGGTGTTCGTGCTCGGCGATCGGATCGTGTTCCCGCCGCTCGTGCGCACCGCGCTCAGCTTCGTGCCGGTGACCGTGCTGACCGCGATCATCGTGCCGATGGCGGTCTCGCCGCACGGCGGCGGCCCCGAGCTCACCTGGCGCAACCCCCAGCTCGTCGGCGCGCTGGCGTCGTGCGCCGTCTGCGTCGCAACGCGCCGGCCGCTCGTGACGATCGCCGTCGGCCTGGCCGTGTTCTTCCTCTGGCAAGGTTTCGTGCTGCGCTGA
- a CDS encoding DUF4088 domain-containing protein: protein MGQITLSLKDDTVASLRKDFEAFVRVSLKLDPQFATPSFEDFLRAKLLDNMVPLTEHAVQRMLQGGQYAWAKRTLDKEFPDVVAILMRQATEFGFGFAVRSEWTPDELAKACREWATAIVNEAGGEPMLIDPLAAQIKSAAQDIQSLEESMQTPAWRLAESLRQRVYEAKIACEMSTGSTAREKLGELRGLLKLGLAHGSFQKQEAQQMMEFLRLLKPEIFVEEPDDIFSRMAVWLRNFFMAPRQPQQPEQHRTR, encoded by the coding sequence ATGGGTCAAATCACCCTATCACTGAAAGACGACACCGTCGCGTCGCTGCGCAAGGACTTCGAAGCGTTCGTGCGCGTGTCGCTGAAGCTCGATCCGCAATTCGCGACGCCGTCGTTCGAGGACTTCCTGCGCGCGAAGCTGCTCGACAACATGGTGCCGCTGACCGAGCACGCCGTGCAGCGGATGCTGCAGGGCGGCCAGTACGCCTGGGCGAAGCGCACGCTCGACAAGGAGTTTCCGGACGTCGTCGCGATCCTGATGCGGCAGGCGACCGAATTCGGCTTCGGCTTCGCGGTGCGCTCCGAGTGGACGCCCGACGAGCTCGCCAAGGCGTGCCGCGAATGGGCGACGGCGATCGTCAACGAGGCGGGCGGCGAACCGATGCTGATCGACCCGCTCGCGGCGCAGATCAAGTCCGCCGCGCAAGATATCCAATCGCTGGAAGAATCGATGCAGACACCTGCGTGGCGGTTGGCGGAATCGCTGCGGCAGCGGGTCTACGAGGCGAAGATCGCGTGCGAGATGAGCACCGGCAGCACGGCGCGCGAGAAGCTCGGCGAGCTGCGCGGGCTATTGAAGCTCGGGCTTGCGCACGGCTCGTTCCAGAAGCAGGAAGCGCAGCAGATGATGGAATTTCTGCGCCTGTTGAAGCCCGAGATTTTCGTCGAGGAACCGGACGACATCTTTTCGCGCATGGCCGTCTGGCTGCGCAACTTCTTTATGGCGCCGCGTCAGCCTCAGCAGCCGGAGCAGCACCGCACGCGGTAA
- a CDS encoding PLP-dependent aminotransferase family protein, with amino-acid sequence MTSEINHTNGEENLQTKGRQATYLEVSRNLEEKVRSGLYPPGSRLPPQRDLAQELGLNVSTVSRAYKELQARGLIVASKRRGSIVTGGAMPSVHARAESSPSAAEANAVIDLTVNRPATGEFLTQLARTMANLARDPRYPETQEYQPPQGPEWARAAGAQWLAAPGFAPIADNVVVTSGAQHGLYAVLSSLMGHEGVILSDQLTYYGLKALAPVFQFEIVGIPSDDEGLLPDRLEEACKRMRVKAIFVVPNLQNPTVVTMSLARRVALVDIARRHHIAIIEDDVYGPLLRSRLPTIASLCPELTFHVASTSKILAPGLRIGYLHTPPHGAALAAEAVRTTAWMPAPLSTLIVTRWIEDGTAHTILEAQRTELQARQEIAREWLPAELLHSDPACMFVWLRVPPPWRSDDYAANALARGVNTMPASAFAVDRSTVEHGVRINLACAASREQLTRALQILAHTLRDRPRALFGTI; translated from the coding sequence GTCGCGCAATCTCGAAGAGAAAGTGCGCAGCGGGCTCTACCCGCCGGGCAGCCGTCTGCCGCCGCAACGCGACCTGGCACAGGAGCTTGGCCTCAACGTGTCGACGGTGTCGCGCGCGTACAAGGAGCTGCAGGCGCGTGGGCTGATCGTCGCGAGCAAGCGGCGCGGATCGATCGTCACCGGGGGCGCGATGCCGTCGGTACACGCGCGCGCGGAGAGCAGCCCGAGCGCCGCCGAAGCGAACGCGGTGATCGACCTGACCGTCAATCGCCCCGCGACCGGCGAATTCCTCACGCAACTGGCGCGCACGATGGCGAACCTCGCGCGCGATCCGCGCTATCCCGAGACGCAGGAATACCAGCCGCCGCAGGGGCCCGAGTGGGCGCGCGCGGCCGGCGCGCAATGGCTCGCCGCGCCGGGCTTCGCGCCGATCGCCGATAACGTGGTCGTGACGAGCGGCGCGCAGCACGGCCTTTACGCAGTCCTGAGCAGCCTGATGGGCCACGAGGGCGTGATCCTCTCGGATCAGTTGACCTACTACGGGCTGAAGGCGCTCGCGCCCGTGTTCCAGTTCGAGATCGTCGGGATTCCGAGCGACGATGAAGGGCTGCTGCCGGACCGACTCGAAGAGGCGTGCAAGCGCATGCGCGTGAAGGCGATCTTCGTCGTGCCGAATCTGCAGAATCCGACTGTCGTGACGATGAGCCTCGCGCGCCGCGTGGCGCTCGTCGATATCGCGCGGCGCCATCACATCGCGATCATCGAAGACGACGTGTACGGCCCGCTCTTGCGTTCGCGCCTGCCGACGATCGCGAGCCTGTGCCCCGAGCTGACCTTCCATGTCGCTTCGACGTCGAAGATTCTCGCGCCCGGGCTGCGCATCGGCTACCTGCATACGCCGCCGCACGGCGCCGCGCTGGCCGCCGAGGCCGTGCGCACGACGGCGTGGATGCCCGCACCGCTCTCGACGCTGATCGTCACGCGCTGGATCGAGGACGGCACCGCGCACACGATCCTCGAAGCGCAGCGCACCGAGCTGCAGGCGCGTCAGGAGATCGCGCGTGAATGGCTGCCGGCCGAGCTGCTGCACAGCGATCCCGCGTGCATGTTCGTCTGGCTGCGCGTGCCGCCGCCTTGGCGTTCGGACGACTACGCGGCGAATGCGCTGGCGCGCGGCGTCAATACGATGCCGGCGTCGGCGTTTGCGGTGGACCGCTCGACCGTCGAGCATGGCGTGCGGATCAACCTCGCCTGCGCGGCATCGCGCGAGCAGTTGACGCGCGCGCTGCAGATCCTCGCGCACACGCTGCGCGACCGGCCGCGGGCGCTGTTCGGGACGATTTGA